The Spirochaetota bacterium genome has a segment encoding these proteins:
- a CDS encoding class I adenylate cyclase — MSILDDLQKNRELFLQFNDVKYKRFQQLIPNPAIRKVVNAIPLLLSANYKRLPGYMEGDPPCGIVGFEPDEEALKFIQARFYAKEFEIRKKSPFIQMMAVMGSVGTIAYTRNSDYDYWVCVDRQSLPPERFEAFAKKVEAVQNWAMEEADIEVHIFINDITDIKNNIFAESEEEAFGSIIGTVLKDEFFRSSIIIAGKTPFWWVLPRLVRDSEYESLYAMVSPEVREKQYVDLGNLYEISKQDFIGPALFLIIKSLGNPFKSIIKLGLLEKYLFASDYTPLLCQKIKSNILRGNLDNKVIDSYIMMFEEVYDYYDSSMDEPALLKILRQNLYLKINPQLSRYIGVKDRQNLPYKVLVMFKYVKEWNWTAKDIQLLDNFENWDYNQTMVFWNLVKKFMLLSYQKIALQIPAMKLEDKISSSDFKLLSGKIKSHFAQESNKIDNYITFKDTPYESVLNVEPSPGGGDEGGGWSLIKKSKAGDDTTATAVLRSEKSLVRLIAWAAINQIYDPTFSRLKMQAGNKRMNQNAVLDLLTGISTLFSGTLSRLKNEHYMKPPFKMANMIILNFGMENAETVTTIHHIYQTSWGESYIDEYARADDLVSILGTVLKEGIQSRQKFDDYCVIVSPEPFKKPYKDIGLIFKEAFEFISGKDRRIAYRFCARLGGMYVTATRDVDTVTISSDGDIVKALMRLSLNPRQNVAYGFHTADPRLMILDAMYNMRKKNSITVLYEESGEHVLIYVINERDNLFTFIRPKRTRDEMIIYLYDFCQNILGRISGHEGLPLVNQGIQLHQIAIDRSGKLTFENKNRWIQELFLVKFKTRKPLAVRVARSGSGEARYAVAAQGEASEALVPLNQLPGLVERIMRTHPSCIAAVHDMVFADMQEKELSLGSTPYLMEKYKIELMIGKAVK; from the coding sequence ATGTCAATACTGGATGATCTACAAAAAAACCGCGAATTGTTCCTGCAATTCAATGATGTCAAGTATAAGCGTTTTCAGCAGCTCATCCCCAACCCTGCCATCCGGAAAGTCGTCAATGCCATACCGCTCCTCCTCAGCGCCAATTATAAACGGCTTCCGGGGTATATGGAAGGCGATCCTCCCTGCGGCATCGTGGGTTTCGAGCCCGATGAGGAGGCGCTTAAATTCATACAGGCCCGGTTTTATGCGAAGGAATTCGAGATCAGGAAAAAAAGCCCCTTCATACAGATGATGGCCGTGATGGGAAGCGTGGGGACCATAGCCTATACCAGGAACTCGGATTATGATTACTGGGTCTGCGTTGACCGGCAGTCCCTGCCGCCGGAACGGTTCGAGGCCTTTGCGAAAAAAGTGGAGGCGGTCCAGAACTGGGCCATGGAAGAGGCCGATATCGAGGTCCATATTTTCATTAATGATATCACGGACATAAAGAACAATATTTTCGCCGAGAGCGAGGAAGAGGCCTTCGGCTCGATCATCGGCACGGTCCTGAAAGACGAATTCTTCCGGAGCTCCATCATCATAGCCGGCAAGACGCCCTTCTGGTGGGTCCTTCCCCGGCTGGTCAGGGACAGTGAATACGAGAGTCTCTATGCCATGGTTTCCCCGGAAGTACGGGAAAAGCAGTATGTCGACCTGGGGAATTTGTATGAAATATCGAAACAGGATTTTATCGGCCCGGCCCTCTTTTTGATCATAAAATCGCTGGGCAATCCCTTCAAGTCCATCATCAAGCTGGGACTTCTCGAAAAGTACCTCTTCGCGTCCGATTATACGCCCCTCCTTTGCCAGAAGATCAAGTCGAACATCCTCCGCGGGAACCTGGACAACAAGGTGATCGATTCGTACATCATGATGTTCGAGGAGGTCTATGACTATTACGATTCGTCCATGGACGAGCCTGCGCTCCTGAAGATCCTAAGACAGAACCTCTACCTTAAAATCAACCCGCAGCTGTCGCGCTATATCGGCGTGAAGGACCGGCAGAATCTGCCCTACAAGGTCCTGGTCATGTTCAAGTATGTCAAGGAGTGGAATTGGACCGCGAAGGATATCCAGCTCCTGGACAATTTCGAGAACTGGGACTACAATCAGACCATGGTCTTCTGGAACCTGGTGAAGAAATTCATGCTCCTGAGCTACCAGAAAATAGCCCTCCAGATCCCGGCGATGAAGCTCGAGGACAAGATATCGTCCTCCGATTTCAAGCTCCTGAGCGGGAAGATCAAATCCCATTTCGCCCAGGAGAGCAACAAGATAGACAATTACATCACCTTCAAGGACACGCCCTATGAATCGGTGCTCAACGTGGAGCCGTCGCCGGGAGGGGGCGACGAGGGCGGAGGATGGAGCCTGATCAAAAAAAGCAAGGCCGGCGACGACACGACGGCAACGGCGGTGCTGCGGAGCGAAAAGAGCCTGGTGCGGCTCATTGCGTGGGCCGCCATCAACCAGATATACGATCCCACGTTCAGCAGGCTGAAAATGCAGGCCGGCAACAAGCGTATGAACCAGAATGCCGTGCTGGACCTCCTGACCGGCATCTCCACGCTCTTTTCCGGGACCCTGTCCAGGCTGAAGAACGAGCATTACATGAAGCCGCCCTTTAAAATGGCCAACATGATCATCCTCAATTTCGGGATGGAGAACGCGGAAACCGTCACGACCATTCACCATATCTACCAGACCAGCTGGGGAGAATCGTATATCGACGAATACGCCAGGGCCGATGACCTGGTTTCCATCCTCGGTACTGTATTGAAGGAGGGGATCCAATCGCGGCAGAAATTCGACGATTACTGTGTCATCGTTTCACCGGAGCCCTTCAAGAAGCCGTACAAGGATATCGGGCTGATATTCAAGGAAGCCTTCGAATTCATCTCCGGTAAGGACAGGCGGATCGCCTACCGGTTTTGCGCGCGCCTCGGCGGCATGTACGTCACGGCCACGCGTGACGTGGATACCGTGACCATCAGCTCCGACGGCGACATCGTGAAGGCCCTGATGCGTCTTTCCCTGAACCCGCGGCAGAATGTGGCGTATGGATTCCATACGGCCGACCCCCGCCTGATGATCCTGGACGCCATGTACAACATGAGGAAGAAGAATTCCATTACCGTCCTGTACGAGGAATCCGGCGAGCACGTCCTTATCTATGTCATAAACGAGCGGGACAATCTCTTCACCTTCATCAGGCCCAAGCGGACCAGGGATGAAATGATCATCTATCTCTACGATTTCTGCCAGAATATCCTGGGCAGGATCAGCGGCCACGAGGGCCTTCCCCTGGTCAACCAGGGAATACAGCTCCACCAGATCGCCATAGACCGTTCCGGCAAGCTCACCTTTGAAAACAAGAACCGCTGGATCCAGGAGCTCTTCCTGGTCAAGTTCAAGACACGGAAGCCCCTGGCGGTGCGGGTGGCCAGGAGCGGCTCCGGCGAAGCCCGCTATGCCGTAGCGGCCCAGGGAGAGGCAAGCGAGGCCCTGGTCCCGCTGAACCAGCTCCCCGGCCTGGTGGAGCGGATCATGAGGACGCACCCTTCCTGCATCGCCGCGGTGCACGACATGGTGTTCGCGGATATGCAGGAAAAAGAACTGTCCCTCGGCTCGACGCCGTATTTAATGGAAAAATATAAGATTGAATTGATGATCGGTAAGGCGGTGAAGTAG
- the lon gene encoding endopeptidase La, which yields MDFDDIILDKNDISIDSELLESDLVSIDQVLPSKLYIIPIRYRPIFPGIITPLIISYGRFTEVIDKVIHDTRTIGLVLIKDDNKDEIAAGDLYSFGTAAKILKRINLPDGGLNVLINSMKRFRVRRIISDDPYILAEVDYIEDIAPDKKSIEFKAITREVLSKLKILSDNNPLFTEEMKLTMLNVDEPGKIADFVTSILNIEKSEYQDILETLSVKKRLQKVLVLLHKEIEVLSVQRRIQGSINEKIDKQQRDFFLREQLKAIKNELGIEDDERSRETKELRKKLEELHLEGEIKEKMEEEISKLTLMDSASSEYIVTRNYVDIALSLPWNSKTVDSINLKNAEKILNRDHYGLEDVKKRIIEFLAVKKLKPDGKGSIICLVGPPGVGKTSLGKSIARALNRKFFRISLGGMRDEAEIKGHRRTYVGAMPGKIIQGLKICKVRNPVFMLDEIDKLGQSFQGDPASALLEVLDPEQNVEFRDYYVDAPFNLSDVLFITTANTIDTIPQVLADRMEIIRLSGYIANEKYEIARRYLLPKQMEQHGLKQNSIRIDKKGFMHIINNYAREAGVRNLERQIERICRKTATSVANGKKLQPKVLSLKTLREYLGAELFADESLIKITRAGLAVGLAWTPYGGATLVVESIGITNKKGGGLKITGQLGDVMSESANIAYTYVQHLLKDRDEAAKVFTNNIIHIHVPAGATPKDGPSAGITMATSLYSMATDKKIKPGLAMTGELTLTGRVFPVGGIKEKIIAAKKAHLKEIILPRENSKDLDDIPPYIKKGLNFHLVEQVEEVITIAFTQKGKKRKTPIKK from the coding sequence ATGGATTTTGACGACATAATACTGGACAAAAACGATATTTCAATAGATTCGGAGCTTCTTGAGAGCGACCTGGTTTCCATCGACCAGGTCCTGCCATCTAAGCTCTATATCATCCCGATACGGTACCGGCCGATATTCCCGGGCATCATCACGCCCCTCATCATCTCGTACGGCCGCTTCACTGAGGTGATCGACAAGGTCATCCATGACACCAGGACCATCGGGCTGGTGCTGATCAAGGACGACAACAAGGACGAAATAGCGGCCGGCGACCTCTACAGCTTCGGCACCGCGGCAAAGATTTTAAAGCGCATCAACCTGCCCGACGGGGGCCTGAACGTGCTCATCAACAGCATGAAGCGCTTCCGCGTGAGGCGGATCATATCGGACGATCCCTACATCCTCGCCGAGGTCGATTACATCGAGGATATCGCGCCGGATAAAAAAAGCATCGAGTTCAAGGCCATTACCCGCGAGGTCCTGAGCAAGCTGAAGATACTTTCGGACAATAACCCCCTCTTTACCGAGGAGATGAAGCTCACCATGCTGAACGTGGACGAGCCGGGCAAGATAGCCGATTTCGTCACCTCCATCCTGAACATAGAAAAATCCGAATACCAGGACATCCTGGAAACGCTGAGCGTCAAGAAGAGGCTGCAGAAGGTCCTGGTGCTCCTGCACAAGGAGATCGAGGTGCTCTCCGTGCAGAGGCGTATCCAGGGAAGCATCAACGAGAAGATCGACAAGCAGCAGCGGGACTTCTTCCTCAGGGAGCAGCTGAAGGCCATCAAGAACGAGCTGGGCATAGAGGACGACGAGCGCTCACGCGAAACCAAAGAGCTCCGAAAAAAACTGGAAGAGCTCCACCTCGAAGGCGAAATAAAGGAAAAAATGGAGGAAGAAATCTCCAAGCTCACCCTGATGGACAGCGCCTCCTCGGAATACATAGTGACCCGCAACTACGTGGATATCGCCCTGTCCCTCCCCTGGAACAGCAAGACCGTGGATTCCATAAATCTGAAAAATGCTGAAAAGATACTCAACCGCGACCATTACGGCCTTGAGGACGTAAAGAAGAGGATCATCGAGTTCCTGGCCGTCAAAAAGCTGAAGCCCGACGGCAAGGGCTCCATCATCTGCCTGGTGGGCCCTCCGGGGGTTGGCAAGACATCCCTGGGCAAATCAATCGCACGGGCCCTCAACAGGAAGTTCTTCCGCATCTCCCTGGGGGGCATGCGCGACGAGGCCGAGATCAAGGGCCACCGCCGCACCTACGTGGGGGCGATGCCGGGCAAGATCATCCAGGGCCTGAAAATATGCAAGGTCCGCAATCCCGTATTCATGCTGGACGAGATCGACAAGCTGGGCCAGAGCTTCCAGGGGGATCCCGCGTCGGCGCTCCTGGAAGTGCTGGACCCCGAGCAGAATGTCGAGTTCCGCGACTATTACGTGGACGCCCCCTTTAACCTGTCCGATGTCCTGTTCATCACCACCGCCAATACCATCGACACGATCCCGCAGGTCCTGGCGGACCGGATGGAAATCATACGCCTGTCGGGCTATATCGCCAACGAAAAATACGAGATCGCCCGGCGATACCTCCTCCCCAAGCAGATGGAGCAGCACGGCCTGAAACAGAACAGCATCAGGATCGACAAGAAAGGATTCATGCACATCATCAACAACTATGCCCGGGAGGCCGGCGTCAGGAACCTGGAGCGCCAGATAGAAAGGATCTGCCGCAAGACGGCCACCTCCGTGGCGAACGGCAAAAAGCTTCAGCCCAAAGTCCTCAGCCTGAAGACCCTGCGGGAATACCTCGGCGCGGAGCTTTTTGCAGACGAATCCCTCATCAAGATCACCCGGGCAGGCCTGGCCGTCGGCCTGGCCTGGACCCCCTACGGGGGAGCCACACTGGTGGTCGAATCGATCGGCATAACAAACAAGAAAGGGGGCGGCCTGAAGATCACAGGGCAGCTGGGGGATGTCATGAGCGAATCGGCCAACATCGCCTATACCTACGTCCAGCACCTTCTGAAAGACCGCGACGAGGCTGCCAAGGTCTTCACCAACAACATCATCCATATCCATGTGCCGGCCGGGGCCACTCCCAAGGACGGTCCCTCCGCAGGCATAACCATGGCGACGTCGCTCTATTCCATGGCCACGGACAAGAAAATCAAACCGGGCCTGGCCATGACCGGCGAGCTTACTCTCACGGGAAGGGTCTTCCCGGTGGGGGGCATCAAGGAAAAAATCATAGCGGCGAAAAAGGCCCATCTCAAGGAAATCATTCTGCCGAGGGAAAACAGCAAGGACCTTGACGACATTCCCCCGTACATCAAGAAGGGCCTCAACTTTCACCTTGTAGAACAGGTCGAGGAAGTCATTACTATCGCGTTCACACAGAAGGGGAAAAAAAGAAAGACCCCGATAAAAAAATAA
- the lysS gene encoding lysine--tRNA ligase, producing MEEESTLIKIRKDKLAEIRDELKINPFPYTYNVTHHSADIFKNYDDLSSSEKEVSAAGRIMTVREMGKASFCTIQDRDGRIQLYVAINAIGEPSYKLFKKLDIGDIIGVTGTVKKTKTGEISIFATSLTLLSKNIRPLPVVKEKDGEVFDAFADKELRYRNRHVDLIVTPGVKDTFMKRIAIIRHIKKILDGRGFYEVETPVLQPLYGGASASPFTSRHNALDMNLYLRISLEPYLKRLIVGGFDRVYEIGKCFRNEGIDRTHNPEFTMLELYQSYADFTDMMAITEEIIGVTAAAITGGTTITYDGKEIDLKTPWRRLKVVDALKEYAGLDVMAMSDADLAAEVKKSGAEIKGDFIRGLAIDELFKQLVEDKLVQPVFITHHPVETTPLCKPDYDDERFLQRFELFINGTEIANAYSESNDPVFQRATLYEQSLRRSVDEEAPPMDENFVQAIETGMPPTGGLGIGIDRVVMLLTGETSIRDVLLFPTMRPQD from the coding sequence ATGGAAGAAGAAAGCACTCTGATAAAGATACGGAAAGACAAGCTTGCCGAAATACGGGACGAGTTGAAGATCAACCCCTTTCCGTACACCTATAATGTCACGCACCACTCCGCGGATATTTTCAAGAATTACGACGATCTTTCGTCGTCGGAAAAAGAGGTGAGCGCCGCCGGCCGCATCATGACCGTCCGGGAGATGGGCAAGGCCAGTTTCTGCACCATCCAGGACCGGGACGGCAGGATACAGCTATACGTCGCCATCAACGCCATCGGCGAGCCAAGCTACAAGCTCTTCAAAAAGCTTGACATCGGCGATATCATCGGCGTCACGGGCACGGTAAAGAAAACAAAAACCGGGGAGATCAGCATCTTCGCCACCTCGCTCACGCTCCTGTCGAAGAATATCCGTCCCCTCCCGGTGGTAAAGGAAAAGGACGGCGAGGTCTTTGACGCCTTCGCGGACAAGGAGCTGCGGTACCGCAACCGCCACGTCGACCTCATCGTGACGCCCGGGGTCAAAGACACCTTCATGAAGAGGATCGCCATCATCAGGCATATAAAGAAAATCCTCGACGGAAGGGGCTTCTACGAGGTGGAAACGCCGGTCCTCCAGCCCCTCTACGGCGGCGCCTCCGCGTCCCCCTTCACCTCGCGGCACAATGCCCTGGACATGAACCTCTACCTGCGCATATCCCTGGAGCCGTATCTGAAGCGCCTCATCGTGGGCGGCTTCGACCGCGTCTACGAGATAGGCAAGTGCTTCAGGAACGAGGGGATCGACCGGACCCACAACCCGGAATTCACCATGCTGGAGCTTTACCAGTCTTACGCCGACTTCACCGACATGATGGCCATCACCGAGGAGATCATTGGCGTGACCGCCGCCGCCATCACCGGCGGGACCACCATCACCTACGACGGGAAGGAGATTGACCTGAAAACGCCGTGGCGGAGGCTTAAGGTCGTCGACGCACTGAAGGAGTACGCGGGCCTCGACGTCATGGCCATGAGCGATGCCGACCTCGCCGCCGAGGTGAAAAAGTCCGGCGCCGAGATCAAGGGCGATTTCATCCGGGGCCTGGCCATCGACGAGCTCTTCAAGCAGCTGGTCGAGGACAAGCTCGTCCAGCCCGTGTTCATCACCCACCACCCGGTGGAAACCACGCCGCTGTGCAAGCCCGACTATGACGACGAGCGGTTCCTCCAGCGCTTTGAGCTCTTCATAAACGGCACCGAAATAGCCAACGCCTACAGCGAATCGAACGATCCGGTGTTCCAGCGCGCGACCCTGTACGAGCAATCCCTGCGCCGTTCCGTGGACGAGGAAGCCCCTCCCATGGACGAGAATTTCGTCCAGGCCATCGAAACGGGGATGCCCCCCACCGGGGGCCTCGGCATCGGCATCGACCGGGTGGTGATGCTTCTCACAGGCGAGACGTCGATACGCGACGTGCTCCTCTTTCCCACGATGCGGCCCCAGGATTAA
- a CDS encoding toxin-antitoxin system YwqK family antitoxin: MRSFRGIVALAMMLAVVCVAGNDRLYGRWIRVAVSADEKSDPSNMTPSSQELVKELYPSGKIKSETPLTGGKIHGKKKIYAESGTVLKEEEYREGKREGLSLEYYEDGTLKNHETFKDDRLNGDCFMNYPNGQKMMAGQCIDGKKSGKWTLYHNNGNKYMEGNYIDGFMEGQWRSYSPEGWLDSEGEYRNGLQWDLWIYFDKYKKITKKVTMKNGMIDGPCWLYNQGRLTGEGIMNGLAHDPKKNGAWKAYYRNGRLKYEGVFAMGVKSGSFIEYYATGNKKGNGDYVNDRRSGNWVFYAKDGVTVDTEKSGQYINGKLRKQ; the protein is encoded by the coding sequence ATGAGATCTTTTAGAGGCATCGTCGCGCTGGCAATGATGCTTGCGGTTGTCTGCGTTGCCGGAAATGACCGCCTGTACGGGAGATGGATACGAGTCGCCGTATCCGCGGATGAAAAGTCCGATCCCAGCAATATGACGCCATCGTCCCAGGAACTGGTCAAGGAACTGTATCCGAGCGGCAAGATTAAATCCGAAACGCCCTTGACAGGAGGAAAAATCCACGGGAAGAAAAAAATCTATGCCGAGAGCGGCACGGTTCTTAAAGAAGAGGAATACCGTGAGGGAAAACGGGAGGGCCTTTCCCTGGAATACTACGAGGACGGCACCCTGAAAAACCATGAAACTTTCAAGGACGACAGGCTGAACGGCGACTGTTTCATGAATTATCCCAATGGCCAGAAGATGATGGCGGGCCAGTGTATCGATGGAAAGAAGTCGGGCAAATGGACGCTGTATCATAACAACGGCAACAAGTACATGGAAGGCAATTACATCGACGGTTTCATGGAGGGGCAATGGCGCTCCTATTCGCCCGAGGGATGGCTCGATTCCGAAGGGGAATACAGGAACGGACTTCAGTGGGACCTCTGGATTTATTTTGACAAATATAAAAAGATAACAAAAAAGGTTACGATGAAGAACGGCATGATCGACGGTCCCTGCTGGCTCTACAATCAGGGGCGCCTCACGGGGGAAGGGATCATGAACGGTCTCGCCCATGACCCGAAGAAAAACGGCGCCTGGAAAGCGTATTACCGGAACGGGCGTCTTAAATACGAAGGTGTCTTTGCCATGGGCGTTAAGAGCGGAAGCTTCATCGAGTATTATGCGACCGGCAATAAAAAAGGGAACGGCGACTATGTCAATGACAGGCGCAGCGGGAACTGGGTCTTCTATGCCAAGGACGGGGTTACGGTCGATACGGAAAAATCCGGTCAGTATATTAATGGAAAATTAAGAAAACAATAA
- the pepF gene encoding oligoendopeptidase F, with protein MAESIPERKKIPEGHKWDLAPLYGSDQAWESHYAEIEKELPRYESFRGCLAESAALLKEAVEFDLVVSRNLEKLFTFAHLRSDEDKSNQHYLGFHQRAMNLYTRASELSSFMTPEIQAIPDDIIAGFIKEPALEQYRFFFDKILRYKPHTLSIEIEEIIAMSGDMSHAASEIFSQLDNADLSFGMISDETGKEVELSHGNFSSFLQNRDRETRKRAFFQYYKAYDAHKNSIAAALHYSTKRDRFYSRVRNFENCRRSALFSDNVLDEVYDNLIGAVRDNLAPLFRYLDFRKKMLGLGELHFYDTYVPLVKDTEFSMPYEEAVETCVKALSPLGEEYTGTMGRGLLGGWVDRYENRGKRSGAYSSGCYDSPPYILMNYRDDNINSLYTLIHEAGHSMHSWFSNRHQPYMYHDYTIFVAEVASTFNEALLSAHLLSKYANDSSMKAYILNREIDNFRATLFRQCMFAEFEKLTHRAVEENRPLTLDVMRAIYGDLLKVYFGECLVIDEELTLECLRIPHFYSAFYVYKYATGISAAIALSRKVIAEGAPASDAYLGFLTLGGSAYPLDELRAAGIDMSRPEPVKEAIAYFSGIVDQFIGLYDNQ; from the coding sequence ATGGCTGAATCAATACCGGAACGAAAAAAAATCCCGGAGGGGCACAAGTGGGACCTCGCACCCCTGTATGGGTCGGACCAGGCCTGGGAATCGCATTACGCAGAGATAGAGAAAGAGCTGCCCCGCTATGAATCCTTCCGGGGATGCCTTGCCGAATCGGCAGCCCTTCTAAAAGAGGCCGTCGAGTTCGACCTCGTTGTGTCCAGGAACCTGGAGAAGCTTTTTACCTTTGCCCACCTGCGCAGCGACGAGGACAAATCAAACCAGCACTACCTGGGGTTTCACCAGCGCGCCATGAACCTCTACACCAGGGCATCGGAGCTCTCCAGCTTCATGACGCCGGAGATACAGGCGATTCCGGACGATATCATCGCCGGCTTCATCAAGGAACCGGCCCTGGAGCAGTACCGCTTCTTCTTCGATAAGATCCTCCGGTACAAGCCCCACACCCTCTCGATTGAAATCGAGGAGATCATCGCCATGTCCGGAGACATGAGCCACGCCGCCTCCGAAATATTCAGCCAGCTCGATAACGCGGACCTTTCCTTCGGAATGATTTCCGATGAGACCGGGAAAGAAGTGGAGCTATCCCACGGCAACTTCAGCTCCTTTCTCCAGAACCGGGACCGGGAAACGCGGAAGCGGGCCTTCTTCCAGTATTACAAGGCCTACGATGCTCACAAGAACAGTATTGCCGCGGCCCTTCATTATTCCACTAAAAGGGACCGTTTCTATTCCAGGGTCCGCAATTTCGAAAACTGCCGCCGGTCGGCGCTCTTTTCGGACAACGTGCTGGACGAGGTTTACGACAACCTGATAGGCGCGGTGCGGGACAATCTCGCGCCCCTCTTCCGCTACCTAGATTTCCGCAAGAAAATGCTCGGCCTCGGGGAGCTCCATTTTTACGACACCTACGTGCCCCTCGTGAAGGACACGGAGTTCTCAATGCCCTATGAGGAGGCGGTGGAGACCTGCGTGAAGGCCCTCTCGCCGCTGGGAGAGGAATACACCGGCACCATGGGCAGGGGTCTCCTGGGGGGATGGGTCGACCGTTACGAGAACCGGGGCAAGCGGAGCGGCGCTTATTCGTCCGGATGCTACGATTCGCCGCCTTACATTCTGATGAACTACCGGGACGACAACATCAACAGCCTCTACACCCTGATCCATGAAGCGGGCCACTCCATGCACTCCTGGTTTTCCAACCGACACCAGCCCTACATGTATCATGACTATACCATCTTCGTGGCTGAGGTGGCGTCCACCTTTAACGAGGCGCTCCTGAGCGCCCATCTTCTGTCGAAATACGCCAACGACAGCTCCATGAAGGCGTACATACTCAACCGCGAGATCGACAACTTCCGGGCGACCCTGTTCCGCCAGTGCATGTTCGCGGAATTCGAAAAGCTCACGCACCGTGCCGTTGAGGAAAACAGGCCCCTGACCCTGGACGTGATGCGCGCCATATACGGGGACCTGCTGAAGGTTTATTTCGGGGAGTGCCTTGTCATCGACGAAGAGCTCACCCTGGAGTGCCTCCGCATACCCCATTTCTACTCGGCGTTCTACGTGTATAAATATGCCACCGGCATTTCGGCCGCCATAGCCCTGTCGCGGAAAGTCATTGCCGAAGGCGCGCCTGCCAGCGACGCATATCTCGGATTCCTTACCCTCGGCGGGAGCGCCTACCCCCTTGACGAGCTTCGGGCTGCCGGCATCGACATGTCCCGGCCCGAGCCGGTTAAGGAAGCCATAGCCTATTTCAGCGGCATAGTGGACCAGTTCATCGGCCTCTATGATAACCAATAA
- a CDS encoding late competence development ComFB family protein, which produces MPVTNLMKDIVISTLDEVLKKEARDVSRDSKDDIIAYVLNRVPPKYVTSQRGFLYGVLDTRYQVQNRVDVLFLIYEAIYRILDRRDHAGTAKGVTVPETAVYLPHIVGQVLEESTLTVIPDVEVTLLYGAAAAAMVDADWENPYRTTQATKGHFHFWPKYSEGAMKSTSSIPFKLTFRHPHCADQALDLTLNVNSKNDFGISHFIPTVLMKAKNQGKDFPWSQ; this is translated from the coding sequence ATGCCGGTAACCAATTTAATGAAGGACATCGTAATAAGCACCCTTGACGAAGTGCTCAAGAAAGAAGCCAGGGATGTCTCCAGGGACAGCAAGGACGATATCATCGCCTATGTTCTGAACCGCGTGCCCCCTAAATACGTTACCAGCCAGCGCGGATTCCTGTATGGCGTACTGGACACGCGGTACCAGGTGCAGAATCGCGTCGACGTCCTCTTTCTCATCTATGAGGCCATTTACAGGATACTGGACAGGAGAGACCATGCCGGCACGGCTAAGGGGGTGACCGTTCCCGAAACGGCGGTCTATCTTCCCCATATCGTCGGGCAGGTCCTGGAGGAATCGACCCTTACGGTCATCCCCGATGTGGAAGTCACCCTGCTGTACGGCGCCGCCGCGGCCGCCATGGTTGACGCGGATTGGGAAAATCCGTACCGGACCACCCAGGCCACCAAGGGCCATTTCCATTTCTGGCCGAAATATTCAGAGGGCGCGATGAAGTCGACCTCATCCATACCGTTCAAGCTGACCTTCAGGCATCCCCATTGCGCCGACCAGGCCCTTGACCTCACCCTCAATGTGAACAGTAAAAACGATTTCGGCATATCGCACTTCATCCCGACGGTTCTCATGAAGGCTAAAAACCAGGGAAAAGATTTCCCCTGGTCGCAATAG
- a CDS encoding nitroreductase family protein — protein sequence MELTEAIQHRRSVRKFTDYYVTDGEIRDMIDAAHYAPSWANTQVWEFIVVRERELIKEVTETYSSTNPARPCSFEASALIVVCARTKISGCKEGKERTKFHEWFMFDLGMAVQTLCLKAHEIGLGTVVVGSMDHDACARALKVPEGCEVVVVIPVGRPAAPPGKGPTRKELKSFVYLDAFGEQYGKIY from the coding sequence ATGGAACTCACCGAGGCCATACAGCACAGGAGATCGGTACGGAAGTTCACCGATTATTACGTCACCGACGGCGAGATACGCGATATGATCGACGCGGCCCATTACGCCCCTTCCTGGGCCAACACGCAGGTCTGGGAATTCATCGTCGTTCGCGAGCGCGAGCTCATCAAGGAGGTTACCGAAACCTACTCCTCGACCAACCCGGCCCGCCCCTGTTCCTTCGAAGCATCGGCCCTCATCGTGGTATGCGCCAGGACGAAAATATCCGGGTGCAAGGAGGGAAAGGAGCGAACGAAATTCCATGAATGGTTCATGTTCGATCTGGGCATGGCGGTCCAGACCCTCTGCCTGAAGGCCCACGAGATCGGCCTGGGAACCGTTGTGGTAGGCTCCATGGACCATGACGCCTGCGCCAGGGCGCTCAAGGTCCCGGAAGGCTGCGAGGTGGTCGTTGTCATTCCCGTGGGCAGGCCGGCCGCTCCCCCGGGCAAAGGCCCCACTCGCAAGGAACTGAAAAGCTTCGTGTACCTGGACGCTTTCGGCGAGCAATACGGAAAAATCTATTAA